In one Sporomusa sphaeroides DSM 2875 genomic region, the following are encoded:
- a CDS encoding DUF1614 domain-containing protein: MMNMPLGMILLLVVSVLVYFGLAQRILDRMRMTDKQALLFIAGIVIGSFIDIPVMRSPMEITINVGGALLPILLCIYLIVKADETAERVRAVVAAVLVAAAVSLGSRYLPYEPENMFMDPKLIYGLAAGLIAYIAGRSRRSAFIGGVLGIVLSDIVHAVTISGLGIPGTTAIGGAGAFDATIIAGIIAVMIAELVGETREKLQGGPVLGPNRPEGLYEFSKELHPKEKQKDTPQMPANDKASNNGGERREE, encoded by the coding sequence ATGATGAATATGCCGCTGGGAATGATTCTACTTTTAGTCGTCAGTGTCTTGGTTTATTTCGGACTAGCGCAGCGAATCCTGGATCGTATGCGAATGACGGATAAACAGGCATTGCTTTTCATTGCCGGAATCGTTATTGGCAGCTTTATTGACATTCCCGTTATGCGTTCCCCGATGGAAATCACCATTAACGTGGGTGGCGCTTTATTGCCAATTTTACTTTGTATTTACTTAATTGTTAAAGCTGATGAAACGGCTGAAAGAGTGCGGGCGGTTGTTGCGGCGGTACTGGTAGCCGCAGCGGTATCCTTAGGCTCACGCTATCTGCCGTATGAACCGGAAAACATGTTTATGGACCCCAAACTTATCTATGGACTAGCCGCAGGCTTAATTGCCTATATTGCCGGCCGTTCACGTCGCAGTGCCTTTATCGGCGGGGTATTGGGAATAGTTTTAAGCGATATTGTCCATGCAGTAACCATCTCTGGTCTGGGCATTCCCGGAACTACGGCGATTGGTGGGGCGGGAGCCTTTGATGCGACCATTATTGCCGGTATCATCGCGGTTATGATTGCCGAACTGGTAGGCGAGACCCGGGAAAAATTGCAGGGCGGGCCTGTACTGGGACCCAATCGTCCTGAAGGTCTCTATGAGTTTAGTAAGGAACTGCATCCGAAGGAAAAACAAAAAGATACCCCGCAAATGCCAGCAAATGACAAGGCCTCAAACAACGGGGGTGAACGCCGTGAAGAGTAG
- the spoIIP gene encoding stage II sporulation protein P: MKSRLGAVLIIGLLLAILSPNGFAHERNDGSYATIVDEAGNNVYMTGRLLQPGDQVLTENNRKYEVVRVEGDTAYAKLIEEVDLSLYYKEPEQGILAQFKGFLEPATARAEGSGKVAIYHTHSDESYVPTDGKESILGAGGIYKVGARFAKELESKGMNVAFSEAKHDPHDDMAYERSRRTAVNLIKKEQPDAIFDIHRDAVPPQVYGGKIDGQDISKVQLVVGKYGPTGKQIEDYALQIKAASDKKHPGLVKGIFFAKGGDYNQDLHPRSMLLEVGAHTNDRESAEKGIALFADVIPTILGKSSAPTGPNAAGATNADGNAGLGSAAGGASGATKSIGWILGLLIVGGAAFLLLSTGGLKEAGAKLKNFASTEFANFLAPKSRKRRKDNEPSEQADRKDDK; encoded by the coding sequence GTGAAGAGTAGACTGGGTGCAGTCCTTATTATCGGGCTGCTGCTTGCGATACTTAGTCCCAACGGCTTTGCCCATGAACGTAATGACGGCAGTTACGCGACTATTGTCGATGAAGCCGGCAATAACGTGTATATGACAGGCCGGCTGCTGCAACCGGGAGATCAGGTTCTTACTGAAAACAATCGCAAGTATGAAGTTGTCCGAGTTGAGGGCGATACTGCTTATGCCAAATTAATTGAGGAAGTTGATCTATCCCTGTATTATAAGGAACCAGAGCAAGGGATTCTGGCTCAATTTAAGGGTTTTTTGGAACCAGCCACTGCCAGAGCCGAGGGCAGCGGTAAAGTGGCCATTTATCATACTCATTCTGACGAGTCTTATGTGCCCACCGATGGCAAAGAGAGTATTCTTGGTGCCGGCGGTATCTATAAAGTCGGTGCCAGATTCGCCAAAGAACTCGAAAGCAAAGGTATGAATGTGGCTTTTTCAGAAGCCAAGCATGATCCGCATGACGATATGGCGTATGAACGTTCGCGCCGGACAGCGGTTAATCTGATTAAAAAAGAACAGCCTGATGCTATCTTTGATATTCACCGTGATGCTGTGCCACCGCAGGTGTATGGTGGTAAAATTGACGGACAGGATATCAGTAAAGTGCAACTGGTTGTTGGCAAATATGGCCCTACAGGCAAGCAAATTGAAGATTATGCCCTGCAGATTAAAGCCGCCTCAGATAAAAAGCATCCTGGTTTGGTGAAAGGTATCTTTTTTGCCAAAGGCGGCGATTATAATCAGGACTTGCATCCGCGTTCCATGCTGCTGGAAGTCGGAGCCCATACGAATGACCGCGAATCGGCTGAAAAAGGCATTGCCCTGTTTGCCGACGTTATACCAACAATACTCGGTAAATCCAGCGCTCCTACCGGCCCCAATGCCGCCGGAGCCACCAATGCGGATGGCAATGCCGGCCTGGGTTCTGCTGCCGGCGGGGCATCGGGTGCCACCAAGTCGATAGGGTGGATTTTAGGACTGCTCATCGTTGGGGGCGCAGCTTTTTTATTACTGAGTACCGGCGGCCTCAAAGAGGCCGGTGCTAAACTCAAAAATTTTGCATCAACAGAGTTTGCTAATTTTCTTGCTCCCAAGTCCCGAAAACGCAGGAAAGACAATGAGCCTTCCGAGCAAGCTGACAGGAAAGACGACAAATAG
- a CDS encoding DUF512 domain-containing protein has translation MTYSGIISNVKSDSIGAEIGLMPGDRLLEVNGEVVQDIIDLSFALAEEEIELLIERSSGEQELITLEKEYDEDLGLEFESAVFDKVRQCANKCIFCFVDQMPPGMRESLYIKDDDYRLSFLYGNFVTLTNLGVKDISRIARLHLSPLYVSVHTTNGELRERMLGGRQAGKIMDQLNELADKGIDFHTQVVLCPGVNDGRELDRTIRDLYALKPSVLSLSIVPVGLTRYRDHCHPLTKFSAAAAEEVTELVHEWQKKCREELEESFVYLADEFYLAAGKEFPSYESYDGFRQLENGVGLVRSFLAEWEEEPVMAAGYTEPQVIDVICGISAEKILVTLLAELAVPNLTVRVIAVENRFFGSDVTVTGLLTGGDIIEALKRLPGSRTGIIIPGVALRKGEQVFLDDTTPADIAAELGAPVRSAYFAQDLKQLLAAWR, from the coding sequence TTGACATATAGCGGCATTATATCTAACGTAAAATCTGACAGTATCGGCGCTGAAATAGGCCTTATGCCCGGAGACCGATTGCTTGAAGTCAACGGCGAGGTTGTTCAGGATATCATTGATCTCAGTTTTGCGCTGGCTGAAGAAGAAATTGAACTGCTTATAGAACGCAGCTCCGGCGAACAGGAACTAATAACTCTGGAAAAAGAATATGATGAAGATTTGGGGTTGGAGTTTGAAAGCGCAGTATTTGATAAAGTGCGACAGTGCGCTAACAAATGTATTTTTTGCTTTGTTGACCAAATGCCGCCAGGTATGCGTGAAAGCCTGTATATTAAAGATGACGACTATCGCCTTTCTTTTTTATATGGCAATTTTGTTACCCTGACCAATCTGGGAGTAAAAGATATCAGCCGGATTGCCAGACTGCATCTTTCGCCACTTTATGTTTCCGTACATACTACTAATGGTGAACTTAGAGAGCGGATGTTAGGTGGCAGGCAGGCCGGCAAGATAATGGACCAGCTTAATGAACTGGCAGACAAAGGTATTGACTTTCATACACAGGTTGTGCTTTGCCCCGGGGTTAATGATGGCAGGGAGTTAGATAGAACCATCCGGGATTTATACGCTCTTAAGCCGTCGGTTTTATCGCTGTCGATCGTTCCCGTAGGTCTTACCCGTTATCGTGACCATTGTCATCCGTTAACCAAGTTTTCCGCTGCCGCTGCCGAAGAGGTAACAGAACTTGTCCATGAGTGGCAAAAAAAATGCCGTGAAGAGCTTGAGGAATCTTTCGTGTATCTGGCTGATGAATTTTATCTGGCTGCAGGTAAAGAATTTCCCAGTTATGAATCGTATGACGGCTTTCGGCAGCTGGAAAACGGGGTCGGCCTTGTCCGCAGCTTTCTGGCTGAATGGGAGGAAGAACCGGTCATGGCTGCCGGCTATACTGAGCCACAGGTTATCGATGTTATCTGCGGCATTTCCGCTGAAAAAATTCTCGTAACTCTTTTGGCTGAACTGGCTGTTCCCAATTTAACAGTTAGGGTTATTGCAGTGGAAAACAGATTTTTTGGCAGTGATGTTACCGTCACCGGACTGCTGACCGGCGGTGATATTATCGAGGCATTGAAAAGGCTTCCGGGTTCCCGGACCGGTATTATTATACCAGGAGTTGCTCTCAGAAAAGGGGAGCAGGTTTTTCTTGATGACACCACACCTGCAGATATTGCCGCCGAACTGGGGGCACCTGTACGCAGTGCCTATTTTGCCCAGGACTTAAAACAATTGCTTGCTGCGTGGCGATAG
- the der gene encoding ribosome biogenesis GTPase Der, translated as MSKPIVAIVGRPNVGKSTLFNYIGKSRLSIVEDIPGVTRDRIYMDAEWLGRNFTMIDTGGIEFETTDKMLNAIRNQAKLAIEEADVIMFIVDGKAGLTSSDNEVAVILRNTRKPVLLVVNKVDNMKNEADIYEFYNLGLGDPIAISAANALNIGDMLDRLIENMPQEHIEPEDIDQIKVAVIGRPNVGKSSLVNSIIGEERVIVSDIPGTTRDAIDTHFTKDGQSYVLIDTAGMRRKAKIDMPVERYSVIRSLRAVDRCDVVLMVINAEEGVTEQDKKIAGYAHEAGKASIIVVNKWDLIEKDGKTSLKFTETIREELGFMQYSPVLFTSALTKQRVHRVTELVKYVADQHSMRVATSVLNQVIEDATAINPPPSDKGRRLKIYFTTQPDVKPPTFVFFVNDPEIMHFSYLRFLENKLREAFGFEGTPLKLVVRGRKDKEE; from the coding sequence ATGAGTAAACCAATTGTCGCAATTGTTGGCCGGCCTAATGTCGGCAAATCAACTTTATTCAATTATATTGGCAAGAGCCGTCTATCTATTGTTGAAGACATACCCGGTGTTACCCGTGACCGTATTTACATGGATGCCGAATGGCTGGGCCGCAATTTTACTATGATTGATACCGGCGGTATCGAATTTGAGACCACAGACAAGATGCTTAATGCCATACGTAATCAGGCTAAACTGGCTATCGAGGAAGCCGATGTTATCATGTTCATTGTGGACGGCAAAGCCGGATTAACTTCCTCTGATAACGAAGTGGCCGTGATTTTGCGCAACACCAGAAAGCCTGTGCTCTTGGTGGTAAACAAAGTAGACAATATGAAAAATGAAGCCGATATTTACGAGTTCTATAATCTGGGACTAGGTGATCCTATTGCCATTTCCGCCGCTAATGCCCTTAACATTGGTGACATGCTTGACAGATTAATTGAAAATATGCCACAAGAGCATATTGAACCCGAAGATATTGACCAAATCAAAGTGGCGGTAATCGGCCGCCCCAATGTTGGCAAATCTTCGCTGGTTAACTCCATTATTGGTGAAGAACGGGTTATCGTCAGTGACATTCCCGGCACTACCCGTGATGCCATTGATACCCATTTTACTAAAGACGGTCAGTCCTATGTGCTGATTGATACGGCTGGCATGCGGCGTAAGGCCAAGATTGATATGCCGGTTGAACGGTATAGTGTTATCCGCTCCCTGCGGGCAGTTGACCGCTGTGATGTAGTGCTCATGGTTATTAATGCCGAAGAAGGCGTGACAGAACAAGATAAAAAGATTGCCGGTTATGCCCACGAAGCCGGTAAAGCCAGCATTATTGTCGTTAATAAATGGGATCTTATTGAAAAAGACGGCAAGACCTCGCTGAAATTTACCGAGACCATTCGCGAAGAATTGGGTTTCATGCAATATTCGCCGGTACTGTTTACATCAGCGCTCACCAAACAGCGTGTTCATCGGGTAACTGAGCTGGTAAAATATGTAGCAGACCAGCATTCCATGAGGGTAGCAACCAGTGTGCTTAATCAAGTTATTGAAGATGCTACTGCGATCAACCCACCACCTTCCGATAAAGGCCGGCGGCTTAAAATCTATTTTACCACCCAGCCGGACGTAAAACCGCCCACCTTTGTTTTCTTTGTTAATGATCCGGAAATTATGCATTTTTCCTATTTGCGCTTTTTAGAAAACAAATTGAGAGAAGCGTTTGGTTTTGAAGGAACTCCACTCAAATTAGTGGTTCGTGGCCGCAAAGACAAAGAGGAGTAA
- the plsY gene encoding glycerol-3-phosphate 1-O-acyltransferase PlsY, whose product MEYVLVIAASYLIGSIPNGLIIGRNFYNIDLRQFGSKNIGATNAYRTLGPWPAFWVFLTDALKGVAGVLIGQYLGGTALAELAGGIGAITGHNWSVFLNFKGGRGVATGLGVIAMIAPKVTLVVFAVWAAIVYLTRYVSLASIVAAALVPISMWLLNVRQEFFYFGILAALFVIIRHRPNIERLLKGEEPKIRAGGKTASGPTKEK is encoded by the coding sequence ATGGAGTATGTGCTGGTTATTGCTGCCAGCTACCTAATTGGTTCAATTCCGAATGGACTGATTATTGGTCGGAATTTCTATAATATTGATTTACGGCAGTTTGGTAGTAAAAATATTGGGGCCACTAATGCGTATCGGACATTAGGTCCCTGGCCGGCCTTCTGGGTCTTTCTTACAGATGCGCTCAAAGGTGTGGCAGGGGTCCTGATAGGTCAGTATTTGGGCGGAACGGCGCTAGCTGAATTGGCTGGTGGTATTGGCGCTATCACCGGCCATAACTGGTCGGTATTTTTGAATTTTAAAGGCGGGCGTGGTGTGGCTACCGGCCTTGGTGTTATCGCCATGATTGCGCCTAAGGTAACACTCGTTGTTTTTGCCGTCTGGGCGGCTATTGTTTATTTGACTCGCTATGTTTCGCTGGCATCCATTGTCGCGGCAGCTTTGGTTCCTATCAGCATGTGGCTATTGAATGTCAGGCAAGAATTTTTTTATTTCGGGATATTGGCCGCTTTATTTGTTATTATCCGGCACCGTCCGAACATTGAGCGCCTTCTAAAAGGGGAAGAACCAAAAATTAGAGCAGGCGGTAAAACAGCCTCCGGTCCCACAAAGGAGAAGTGA
- a CDS encoding NAD(P)H-dependent glycerol-3-phosphate dehydrogenase yields the protein MHIAVIGAGSWGTALAGVLGQKHQSVVLWARSPKLAESIRSTRENHSYLPGCKLPATVCVTDNLAVAAGDTRLIVLVTPSHAIRQTAAALAPYVSADTLIVSAAKGLELTTVKRMSEIIADELPLAAENIAVLSGPNHAEEVASGHPTATVAAARSRKVAEFVQDTFMLPFFRVYTNPDIVGVELAGALKNIIALGAGIAEGLGFGDNAKSALMTRGLAEITRLGMAMGANPLTFAGLAGIGDLIATCTSVHSRNRRAGLMLAAGKTIDEIQAETSMVVEGIRATKAAFQLAAKYKVEMPITEQMYEVLYQNKSSKHAVLELMTRGRTHEVEEVVLNNLHWQ from the coding sequence ATGCATATCGCAGTAATTGGCGCCGGCAGCTGGGGGACAGCGTTAGCCGGCGTGTTGGGTCAAAAACATCAATCCGTTGTTCTATGGGCAAGGTCGCCTAAGCTAGCAGAAAGCATCCGTTCCACCCGGGAAAACCACAGTTATTTACCTGGCTGCAAATTACCGGCAACAGTTTGCGTTACCGATAACCTCGCCGTGGCCGCAGGCGATACCCGGCTAATCGTACTGGTTACGCCCTCTCATGCCATACGGCAAACAGCAGCAGCCTTGGCCCCTTATGTCAGTGCTGACACCCTTATTGTCAGTGCTGCCAAAGGGCTGGAACTGACCACCGTGAAAAGGATGTCCGAAATCATTGCCGATGAATTGCCGCTGGCGGCTGAGAATATTGCCGTATTATCAGGTCCTAATCATGCTGAGGAGGTGGCTTCCGGTCATCCCACGGCCACTGTTGCCGCAGCCAGGTCGCGCAAGGTAGCTGAGTTTGTGCAAGATACCTTTATGCTGCCTTTTTTTCGCGTATATACCAATCCTGATATAGTCGGGGTAGAGCTTGCCGGCGCGCTCAAAAATATCATTGCCCTTGGCGCTGGCATTGCCGAAGGACTGGGGTTTGGTGATAATGCTAAATCCGCACTGATGACACGCGGGTTGGCCGAAATCACCCGCCTTGGTATGGCGATGGGAGCAAATCCCCTGACCTTTGCCGGACTCGCCGGTATCGGGGACCTTATTGCCACCTGCACCAGTGTACACAGCCGCAATCGGCGGGCTGGCCTGATGCTGGCGGCAGGCAAGACCATTGATGAAATACAGGCGGAAACCTCCATGGTTGTGGAAGGTATCAGGGCAACTAAAGCAGCCTTTCAATTGGCAGCTAAATATAAAGTGGAAATGCCGATAACAGAACAAATGTATGAGGTCCTGTATCAAAATAAATCCTCGAAACATGCAGTTCTCGAACTCATGACCCGCGGCCGGACACATGAGGTAGAAGAAGTTGTGCTTAACAATTTACATTGGCAGTAA
- the spoIVA gene encoding stage IV sporulation protein A produces MEKFDLFRDIAERTGGDIYIGVVGPVRTGKSTFIKRFMETMVLPNISNPHDKERAKDELPQSAGGKTIMTTEPKFIPNEAVEINVKDNVNVRVRVVDCVGYTVDGALGYEEEEGPRMVLTPWFENEIPFQEAAEVGTRKVIAEHSTIGLVITTDGTVTDLPRDKYLPAEERVIAELKELQKPFLVILNTGKPNSKDTRELVAKLEGSYDVPVIPVDCAQLSHDDIYGILQEVLYEFPVKEVNITLPKWVEELEKDHWLRQKFEGAVNDVVQYIRRLRDIDRAIDDLSGYDFVADVILHDMDLGSGIAVIEMTARPDLFYSVLEELTGFTISGEHHLLRLMKDLSIAKRQYDKIASALEDVEQTGYGIVPPQLDEMILEEPEIIRTGNRFGVKLKASAPSLHIIRTDVQAEISPIIGTEKQSEELIQYLMREFEGEPERIWRTNLFGKSLNELVREGIQNKLTAMPENAQLKLKDTLQKIVNDGSGGLICIIF; encoded by the coding sequence ATGGAAAAATTCGACCTGTTTAGAGATATCGCCGAACGCACTGGTGGAGATATTTATATTGGTGTAGTCGGTCCGGTTCGCACGGGTAAATCAACCTTTATTAAACGTTTTATGGAAACCATGGTATTACCTAATATCAGTAATCCCCATGATAAAGAACGTGCCAAAGACGAACTGCCGCAAAGTGCCGGCGGCAAAACTATTATGACGACAGAGCCTAAGTTCATCCCTAATGAAGCCGTCGAAATCAATGTAAAAGACAATGTTAATGTGCGGGTTCGGGTTGTCGATTGTGTTGGTTATACCGTAGACGGTGCGCTGGGTTATGAAGAGGAAGAAGGCCCCCGCATGGTGCTTACACCCTGGTTCGAAAACGAAATTCCGTTCCAGGAAGCAGCCGAAGTTGGCACTCGTAAGGTTATTGCCGAACATTCAACAATTGGTTTGGTCATTACCACAGACGGTACTGTCACCGACTTACCCCGGGATAAATATCTTCCGGCCGAAGAACGTGTCATTGCCGAACTTAAAGAATTGCAAAAACCATTCCTGGTCATTTTAAATACCGGCAAACCAAATTCCAAAGATACTCGTGAACTTGTGGCTAAACTGGAAGGCAGTTATGATGTGCCTGTTATTCCGGTTGATTGTGCCCAATTATCGCATGACGATATTTATGGAATTTTGCAGGAAGTATTATATGAATTCCCGGTCAAAGAAGTCAATATAACATTGCCTAAGTGGGTAGAAGAGCTGGAGAAAGATCACTGGCTGAGACAAAAATTTGAGGGTGCGGTGAATGACGTCGTTCAATACATTCGCCGTTTGCGTGATATTGATCGGGCCATTGACGATTTGTCCGGTTATGACTTTGTCGCCGATGTCATTCTTCATGACATGGACCTTGGCAGTGGTATAGCCGTTATCGAAATGACCGCCCGCCCGGATCTTTTCTATAGTGTACTTGAAGAGCTCACCGGCTTTACTATTAGCGGTGAACATCATTTGTTGCGCCTGATGAAAGATCTGTCAATAGCTAAGCGGCAGTATGACAAAATTGCCTCTGCGCTTGAAGATGTTGAACAAACTGGTTATGGCATTGTACCGCCACAACTTGATGAAATGATTTTAGAAGAACCTGAAATTATCCGGACAGGCAACCGGTTTGGCGTAAAACTAAAGGCTTCGGCTCCATCCTTACATATCATCCGTACTGATGTGCAAGCGGAAATTTCTCCGATTATCGGCACTGAAAAACAAAGCGAAGAGCTCATTCAATACCTCATGCGTGAATTTGAAGGCGAACCGGAAAGAATTTGGCGTACCAACTTATTTGGTAAATCTTTAAATGAACTGGTTCGTGAAGGCATTCAAAATAAATTGACAGCTATGCCGGAAAATGCGCAGTTAAAACTAAAAGATACACTGCAAAAAATCGTTAATGATGGCAGCGGCGGATTAATATGTATCATTTTTTAA
- a CDS encoding ACT domain-containing protein — MVTGQKAVFYLVREEILPEAIKKTIKVKELLKRGEARTINEAVEKMELSRSAYYKYKDYVFPFYEASKEKIVTLALLLEHKSGVLSRVLNTIANEHGSVLTINQGIPLQGVANATISIETAELAIDLEAMLDKLRMVDGVKRLEVLGQA, encoded by the coding sequence ATGGTTACAGGACAAAAAGCTGTTTTTTATTTAGTTCGGGAGGAAATCTTACCCGAAGCCATCAAAAAGACGATTAAGGTAAAAGAGTTATTAAAACGCGGTGAAGCAAGAACAATTAACGAAGCAGTGGAAAAAATGGAACTAAGCCGTAGCGCCTATTACAAATATAAGGACTATGTATTTCCGTTTTATGAAGCCAGTAAAGAAAAGATTGTTACACTTGCTCTGTTGCTTGAACACAAATCAGGCGTATTGTCACGGGTTCTAAACACGATAGCCAACGAACATGGCAGTGTTTTGACAATTAATCAGGGGATCCCTCTGCAAGGGGTCGCCAATGCGACTATATCCATTGAAACTGCCGAATTAGCTATTGACTTGGAAGCAATGCTTGACAAATTAAGAATGGTTGATGGTGTGAAAAGACTGGAAGTTCTAGGTCAGGCTTAG
- a CDS encoding homoserine dehydrogenase produces MMKAIQIALLGMGTVGTGVVKILANNARSIQQKVGAPVVIKKILVKNPDKVRNITTEAQLVTSIDEILHDSDIKIVVEVMGGELPAKDYMLAALKAGKHVVTANKDVVAKYGRELFDTAAETHTDFLFEASVGGGIPIIRPLKQCLAANQISEIMGIVNGTTNYMLSKMTNEQMDYSDVLAEAQAKGYAEADPSADVGGYDAARKIAILASIGFGARVTLEDVYIEGITNITIEDIEYARELGFVIKLLAVAKQDDRGINVRVHPAFLPVTHPLAAVNDVFNAIFVKGDAVGETMFYGRGAGELPTASAVTADIIDVARDIRHNVSSRILCTCFEQKPIYPVSKTESPYYIRLLVEDKPGVLAAIAGAFGAQQVSLHSVIQKRKVECATELVLITYRVSDENIRLAMNTLLGMSMVSKVGNVIRVEAEQIS; encoded by the coding sequence ATAATGAAAGCAATCCAGATTGCTTTGTTGGGAATGGGGACTGTTGGTACCGGTGTGGTTAAAATATTGGCCAATAACGCCCGCAGTATTCAACAAAAAGTGGGAGCACCTGTTGTTATCAAGAAAATACTGGTAAAAAATCCAGACAAGGTTAGAAATATAACAACAGAGGCGCAACTGGTAACAAGTATTGACGAAATACTACATGATTCTGATATAAAAATCGTGGTTGAAGTTATGGGCGGCGAGCTGCCGGCCAAAGATTATATGTTAGCCGCGCTCAAGGCCGGCAAGCATGTTGTTACCGCAAATAAAGATGTGGTGGCCAAATACGGCCGCGAATTGTTTGACACTGCGGCAGAAACTCATACCGATTTTCTATTCGAAGCTAGTGTCGGCGGGGGTATCCCGATAATCAGACCGTTGAAACAATGTCTGGCGGCTAATCAAATCAGTGAGATTATGGGCATTGTGAATGGCACGACCAACTATATGCTCAGCAAAATGACCAACGAACAAATGGATTATAGTGATGTATTAGCCGAAGCTCAGGCCAAAGGGTATGCCGAGGCCGATCCGTCAGCTGATGTCGGTGGTTATGATGCGGCCCGAAAAATTGCCATATTGGCTTCCATCGGTTTTGGTGCCCGGGTTACATTAGAAGATGTCTATATTGAAGGTATAACCAATATTACCATTGAAGATATTGAGTATGCCCGGGAACTTGGCTTTGTCATCAAGCTTCTGGCTGTTGCCAAGCAAGATGACCGGGGGATTAATGTACGTGTACATCCGGCCTTCCTGCCGGTTACTCATCCTTTAGCCGCAGTGAATGATGTATTTAATGCTATTTTTGTCAAAGGTGATGCCGTAGGTGAAACCATGTTTTATGGCCGCGGGGCCGGTGAATTGCCAACTGCCAGTGCGGTGACAGCCGATATCATTGATGTAGCCCGCGATATTCGCCATAATGTCAGCAGCAGGATATTGTGTACTTGTTTTGAACAAAAACCCATCTATCCTGTCAGTAAAACCGAATCACCGTACTATATCCGCCTCTTAGTCGAAGACAAACCGGGTGTGCTGGCGGCTATTGCAGGTGCATTTGGTGCCCAGCAGGTCAGCCTGCATTCCGTCATTCAGAAACGTAAAGTGGAGTGCGCAACAGAGCTTGTGCTTATTACATACCGGGTATCTGACGAAAACATCCGTCTAGCCATGAATACCTTACTGGGCATGTCGATGGTAAGCAAAGTGGGCAATGTAATCAGAGTAGAAGCAGAGCAGATTTCATAG
- the thrB gene encoding homoserine kinase, protein MANTVKIRVPGTTANCGPGFDAVGIACTIYNELELTLSPQAGISLEVAGEGAGAIPADGSNVAIKAVQMVLNKTGRHYPGIALKMVNNIPLARGLGSSAAAIVGGLVAANELTGCQLSKQEILDMATSIEGHPDNVAPAIFGGITVSIMDSGSAKYLRFLPPKDFSMVAVIPEFNLSTKAARRVLPESVPFADAVFNVSRSALLVGALCTGEFKLLLHALEDRLHQPYREKLIPGMAQVLTAARQAGALGAALSGAGPCLLAFTDGDSDEVGQVMVKAFNIHKIKARYQLLNIDRQGAIIL, encoded by the coding sequence ATGGCAAATACCGTGAAAATCCGCGTGCCGGGAACAACGGCCAATTGCGGCCCGGGGTTTGATGCGGTTGGTATAGCTTGCACGATATATAACGAGCTTGAACTTACTTTGAGTCCACAAGCAGGTATATCACTTGAGGTAGCGGGCGAAGGTGCAGGTGCTATCCCGGCTGACGGTTCTAATGTTGCCATTAAAGCCGTTCAGATGGTTCTGAATAAAACAGGCCGGCACTATCCGGGAATTGCGCTTAAAATGGTCAACAATATTCCCCTGGCGCGAGGACTTGGCAGCAGTGCGGCCGCTATAGTCGGTGGACTGGTAGCAGCCAATGAACTTACCGGCTGTCAATTATCAAAGCAAGAAATTCTGGATATGGCTACCAGTATTGAAGGCCATCCTGATAATGTAGCTCCGGCTATTTTTGGCGGTATTACTGTCAGCATCATGGATAGCGGCTCTGCCAAATATTTGCGGTTCCTGCCTCCCAAGGATTTTTCAATGGTAGCTGTTATCCCTGAGTTCAACCTGTCTACCAAGGCTGCCCGCAGAGTATTGCCAGAGTCGGTACCCTTTGCGGATGCTGTGTTTAATGTCAGCCGGTCGGCACTGTTAGTCGGAGCATTGTGCACCGGTGAATTTAAACTCCTGCTGCACGCGCTGGAAGACCGGCTGCACCAGCCATATCGTGAGAAGCTTATTCCCGGTATGGCGCAAGTATTAACAGCTGCCCGTCAGGCCGGAGCACTGGGGGCGGCGTTAAGCGGTGCCGGGCCATGTCTGCTGGCCTTTACCGACGGAGACTCCGATGAAGTGGGGCAGGTAATGGTCAAAGCCTTCAATATTCATAAAATCAAAGCAAGATATCAACTGTTAAACATTGACCGGCAAGGTGCTATAATACTATAA